One Campylobacter concisus DNA segment encodes these proteins:
- the flgK gene encoding flagellar hook-associated protein FlgK, with amino-acid sequence MANIFMSLGTGVSGLNAAQVQISTTGNNITNADSNYYTRQRVVQSASPAMNTVPGGVGTGTQVDTVTRLHDEFAYQRLKYSSSNLENTGYKQRILQEATKYFPDLKDNGMVKDIQEYFAAWNNFASNPDEGAQKVNLINKASVLTASINRSSKMLYDMHTQIDETIKININEINSLGKQIANINKQIQRVESGADAGIKINANDLRDKRDELELAMSKLVNTAVYKSDLKSESRIDTGISDQGRYYNLNIGGVSIVDGVNFHEISMSSTESGQYTKIYYEREDGRRIPMEEKITNGKIGAALDLRGRNYEPDNDKFSDGIIQKYIDNLNTFSKTLITSTNNVYAESAVEISNSDPISYLENDKTLMNHDNSIRNGSFDAIVYDNKGNVVAKKTIEINGTTTMNDTKYGNSVVQDFNSNSDDNNDNNMLNDVDDFFEASYFYDKNTHQGTFALIPKQAQGLYSISIVDHGTNFPGVVGINRFFSGTNSNTIGINQNFTQDHTKLRAYSKPVVGNNEVANKMIQLQYQKQTFYSSGTALDRDETIEGYYRYFTTDMASDTEANNTIHDTNTSLQRTAEEEFQSTSGVDTNEELTNLIRFQASYGAAAKIITTVDQMLDTLLSLKQ; translated from the coding sequence ATGGCTAATATCTTTATGTCATTAGGCACAGGCGTTTCAGGGCTAAATGCAGCCCAAGTGCAAATAAGCACAACTGGAAACAACATCACAAACGCCGATAGTAACTACTACACAAGGCAGCGTGTAGTCCAGTCAGCATCTCCAGCGATGAACACAGTCCCTGGTGGCGTTGGCACAGGTACGCAAGTAGATACTGTGACAAGACTTCACGACGAGTTTGCCTACCAAAGACTAAAATATTCATCATCAAATTTAGAAAATACAGGCTATAAACAGAGAATTTTACAAGAGGCGACAAAATACTTCCCAGATCTAAAAGATAACGGCATGGTAAAAGATATACAGGAGTATTTTGCTGCGTGGAATAACTTTGCTTCAAACCCAGACGAGGGCGCTCAAAAGGTAAATTTGATAAACAAAGCTAGCGTTTTAACAGCTAGCATCAACCGCTCATCAAAGATGCTTTATGATATGCACACGCAGATAGATGAGACTATAAAGATAAATATAAACGAGATAAACTCACTTGGCAAGCAAATAGCAAATATCAATAAACAAATTCAAAGAGTTGAATCTGGCGCAGACGCTGGCATCAAGATAAATGCAAATGACCTTCGTGACAAGCGCGATGAGCTAGAGCTTGCTATGTCAAAGCTGGTAAATACAGCTGTTTATAAAAGCGATCTAAAAAGCGAGTCAAGGATAGATACAGGCATAAGCGATCAAGGAAGATACTACAACCTAAATATCGGCGGTGTAAGCATCGTTGATGGCGTAAATTTTCATGAAATTTCTATGAGCTCAACTGAGAGTGGGCAATACACAAAAATTTATTATGAAAGAGAAGATGGCAGACGCATCCCTATGGAGGAGAAGATCACAAATGGCAAGATAGGCGCTGCACTTGATCTTAGAGGTCGCAACTACGAGCCAGATAATGATAAATTTAGTGATGGTATCATCCAAAAATATATCGACAATCTAAATACATTTTCAAAAACTTTAATAACTAGCACAAATAACGTCTATGCCGAGTCTGCGGTTGAAATTTCAAACTCAGATCCGATCAGCTACCTAGAAAATGACAAGACGCTGATGAACCACGACAACAGCATAAGAAACGGCAGTTTTGATGCTATCGTTTATGACAACAAGGGTAATGTCGTAGCTAAAAAGACTATCGAGATAAACGGCACAACGACGATGAACGATACAAAATACGGCAACTCTGTTGTGCAGGATTTTAACTCAAATTCAGACGATAACAACGATAACAACATGCTAAATGACGTCGATGACTTCTTTGAAGCGTCGTATTTTTATGATAAAAACACGCACCAAGGCACATTTGCGCTCATACCAAAGCAAGCTCAAGGGCTTTATAGCATCTCAATAGTCGATCACGGCACAAATTTCCCAGGCGTTGTTGGTATCAACAGATTTTTTTCTGGCACAAACTCAAATACAATAGGTATCAATCAAAATTTCACCCAAGATCACACAAAACTTCGTGCCTACTCAAAGCCAGTCGTGGGCAACAACGAAGTTGCAAATAAGATGATACAGCTTCAGTACCAAAAGCAGACATTTTACTCAAGTGGCACTGCGCTTGATAGAGATGAGACGATCGAGGGATATTACCGATATTTTACAACCGATATGGCGAGCGATACCGAGGCAAACAACACTATCCACGACACAAACACATCTTTGCAAAGGACTGCTGAAGAGGAATTTCAATCAACAAGTGGCGTAGATACTAACGAAGAGCTTACAAACTTGATCCGCTTTCAAGCAAGCTACGGCGCAGCTGCAAAGATCATCACGACAGTTGATCAGATGCTTGACACGCTTCTTTCACTAAAACAATGA
- a CDS encoding flagellar export chaperone FlgN — MIKKLLDEAIGELDELINLTMQDIANIKEAKHSSVDESVKKKNALVRAFEDTKRALDKELLRVSKESGTTTLASVLDDEVKSKLVLMRSKLEILHKVNKEYARHVVVVKEFFDSLSKKVFGTQTNEYGQDGSGTDNNFYKSRV, encoded by the coding sequence ATGATTAAAAAGCTTTTGGACGAGGCCATAGGCGAGCTAGACGAGCTTATAAATTTAACGATGCAAGATATCGCCAATATAAAAGAGGCGAAACACTCAAGCGTTGATGAGAGCGTGAAGAAGAAAAATGCTCTCGTGCGTGCTTTTGAAGATACCAAAAGAGCTTTGGATAAAGAACTGCTAAGGGTCTCAAAAGAGAGTGGCACTACGACACTTGCAAGCGTTTTAGATGATGAAGTGAAGTCAAAGCTAGTGCTTATGCGTTCAAAGCTTGAAATTTTACATAAAGTAAATAAAGAATATGCAAGACACGTCGTTGTTGTTAAGGAGTTTTTCGACTCACTTAGCAAAAAAGTCTTTGGTACTCAGACTAATGAATACGGACAAGACGGCAGCGGCACAGATAATAATTTTTACAAATCAAGGGTTTAA
- a CDS encoding flagellar biosynthesis anti-sigma factor FlgM — translation MITPLNQRPNYQANTLNKNSDARVENENKEVKTNENARVKEIADAIANGTYQVDISKTAKAVADALL, via the coding sequence ATGATAACTCCTTTGAACCAAAGACCAAACTACCAGGCAAATACGCTAAATAAAAATAGCGATGCTAGAGTTGAAAATGAAAACAAAGAAGTAAAAACAAACGAAAACGCAAGAGTAAAAGAGATAGCTGATGCAATAGCAAATGGCACCTATCAGGTAGATATCTCTAAAACAGCAAAAGCTGTGGCTGATGCGTTGCTCTAA
- a CDS encoding rod-binding protein, which translates to MQIDNTLALNSYSDISANKIKNANAKQDALLKEQTDAFEAFMVKAVLDIALKEDDKNSLYPKAAGSDIYRSMYNDAMSKALSGNLGFSELLYDFLKRDS; encoded by the coding sequence ATGCAAATAGACAACACCCTAGCACTAAATTCATATAGTGACATCTCAGCAAACAAGATAAAAAACGCAAATGCCAAACAAGATGCACTTTTAAAAGAGCAAACTGATGCTTTTGAAGCATTTATGGTAAAAGCTGTTCTTGATATCGCTTTAAAAGAAGATGATAAGAACTCACTCTATCCAAAAGCCGCTGGCAGCGACATTTATAGGTCTATGTATAACGACGCTATGAGCAAAGCTTTGAGTGGAAATTTAGGTTTTTCAGAACTTTTATACGATTTTTTGAAGAGAGACTCTTAA
- a CDS encoding flagellar basal body P-ring protein FlgI, whose translation MKKFLSFVAASVIATSAFATQIKELANIVGVRDNQLIGYGLVVGLNGTGDGSTSKFTIQSLSNMLQGVNVKINPDDIKSKNAAAVMVTAKLPAFARHGDKLDIEISSIGDAKSLQGGTLLMTPLKGVDGDIYALAQGPLSIGGKSAGRSGGNHPTVGTILNGALVEREVTYDIYNQDSIKLSLKDTNFKTALDIQNAINANISDDTAKAIDPRTVIVKKPDDVSIIELASAVLDLDVEYKPDEKIVVDERTGTIVSGINAVVSPVVITHGAITIKIEPNSYEEAAQNDVNIGSDTSVAPSQNLLKISGEKTTVANVTRALNKLGATPSDIISILENLKRVGAIQVDLEII comes from the coding sequence ATGAAAAAATTTTTATCTTTTGTAGCAGCTTCAGTTATAGCTACTTCAGCCTTTGCTACGCAGATAAAAGAGCTTGCAAATATCGTTGGCGTAAGGGATAATCAGCTAATAGGCTATGGTTTGGTTGTCGGACTAAACGGCACAGGGGATGGCTCAACGTCAAAATTTACGATCCAGTCGCTATCAAACATGCTTCAAGGCGTAAATGTCAAGATAAATCCAGATGATATCAAGTCTAAAAACGCAGCCGCTGTTATGGTGACAGCAAAATTGCCTGCATTTGCAAGGCATGGCGACAAGCTTGATATCGAGATCTCATCTATCGGCGACGCAAAAAGCTTGCAAGGTGGCACACTTCTTATGACCCCGCTAAAAGGCGTTGATGGCGATATCTACGCTTTAGCTCAGGGCCCTCTAAGTATCGGTGGCAAGAGTGCAGGCAGAAGTGGTGGCAACCACCCAACCGTTGGCACTATCCTAAATGGCGCCCTTGTGGAGCGCGAGGTTACTTATGATATCTACAACCAAGATAGCATAAAGCTAAGCCTAAAAGATACAAATTTCAAAACCGCTCTTGATATCCAAAATGCCATAAATGCAAACATCTCAGACGATACTGCAAAGGCGATAGATCCAAGAACGGTCATCGTTAAAAAGCCAGATGACGTTAGCATCATCGAGCTTGCAAGCGCTGTGCTTGATCTTGATGTGGAGTATAAGCCAGATGAAAAGATCGTGGTTGATGAGAGAACTGGCACTATAGTTAGCGGTATAAACGCTGTGGTCAGTCCAGTTGTGATAACTCACGGCGCAATTACAATAAAAATAGAGCCAAACAGCTACGAAGAGGCAGCGCAAAATGATGTAAATATAGGTAGCGACACCTCAGTAGCCCCTAGTCAAAATCTACTTAAAATTTCAGGCGAGAAAACAACTGTTGCAAACGTGACAAGAGCGCTAAACAAGCTTGGTGCAACACCAAGTGACATCATCTCGATACTTGAAAATTTAAAACGAGTTGGCGCGATACAAGTCGATCTGGAGATAATATAA
- the rsmD gene encoding 16S rRNA (guanine(966)-N(2))-methyltransferase RsmD, which produces MKLFTKISSGKFKGKRLELPSLSTTRSTKSIVKESFFNVIRDEIYSLTFIEGFGGSGVMASEAVSNGAREAIAIEKDRAAFKITQSNLSSLQSSNLKAINGDTFTLLPDLVNSQNGKVLLYLDPPFDIRAGFDDIYEKLVNLISQLKKEKIYMIVFEHNSDFKFNDEISAYKLIKFKKFGATSLSYFQ; this is translated from the coding sequence GTGAAACTTTTTACCAAAATTTCAAGTGGTAAATTTAAAGGCAAAAGGCTTGAATTGCCAAGTCTAAGCACGACAAGAAGCACAAAAAGCATCGTAAAAGAGTCCTTTTTTAACGTCATCAGAGATGAAATTTACTCACTTACATTTATAGAGGGCTTTGGTGGAAGTGGCGTGATGGCAAGCGAGGCTGTTAGCAACGGAGCACGTGAGGCTATCGCTATCGAAAAAGATAGGGCTGCTTTTAAGATCACGCAAAGCAATCTTTCAAGCCTGCAAAGTTCAAATTTAAAAGCTATAAATGGCGATACTTTTACGCTTTTGCCTGATCTTGTAAATTCGCAAAATGGCAAGGTTTTACTCTATCTTGATCCGCCATTTGACATAAGGGCTGGCTTTGATGATATCTATGAAAAGCTTGTAAATTTGATCTCGCAGCTAAAAAAAGAGAAAATTTATATGATAGTTTTTGAGCATAACAGCGACTTTAAATTTAATGATGAAATTTCTGCATATAAACTTATTAAATTTAAAAAATTTGGAGCCACTTCTCTCTCTTATTTTCAGTAA
- a CDS encoding ornithine carbamoyltransferase, which produces MKISFECDCILLQKTLLLFCGNLAAHHKDCDFVVSDREIVTKKPLFIIGKNAHLSHPFTRATLLDTLEEFYSATQISKAKEPAQIANEKSLEQKVSLLIDKFKADLLEILRANQ; this is translated from the coding sequence ATGAAAATTTCATTTGAATGCGACTGCATTTTGCTGCAAAAGACCTTGCTGCTTTTTTGTGGAAATTTAGCCGCTCATCATAAGGATTGTGATTTTGTAGTGAGTGACCGCGAGATCGTCACAAAAAAACCGCTATTTATAATAGGTAAGAACGCCCATCTTTCTCATCCATTCACAAGAGCAACCCTTCTTGATACGCTTGAGGAGTTTTACTCAGCTACGCAAATTTCAAAGGCAAAAGAGCCAGCGCAGATAGCAAATGAAAAGAGTTTGGAGCAAAAAGTATCGCTCTTAATTGATAAATTTAAAGCTGATCTGCTTGAAATTTTAAGGGCAAATCAGTGA
- a CDS encoding FlaG family protein, translated as MEILKAAANQTLEANMSSSAQRQIDSRPIEHTDISANVEKNDKSKDINELDGLSNEDLARRTREVTDKLNYQMQQLDTNVRFAYNEKLNLMVVQVKDAKTGEEITQLPSKEAIKISEYFRESIGILFDKES; from the coding sequence ATGGAAATTTTAAAGGCAGCAGCAAATCAAACGCTCGAAGCAAATATGAGTTCATCAGCTCAGCGCCAGATAGATAGCAGGCCTATCGAGCATACTGATATCAGTGCAAATGTCGAGAAAAACGACAAATCAAAGGATATTAACGAGCTAGACGGACTTAGTAACGAAGATCTTGCAAGAAGGACAAGAGAGGTCACTGATAAGCTAAACTATCAGATGCAGCAGCTCGATACTAATGTAAGATTTGCTTACAACGAGAAGTTAAATTTGATGGTTGTTCAGGTAAAAGATGCCAAAACAGGCGAGGAAATAACACAGCTTCCAAGCAAAGAGGCTATAAAAATAAGTGAATACTTTAGGGAAAGTATAGGCATACTTTTTGATAAGGAGAGTTAA
- the fliD gene encoding flagellar filament capping protein FliD — protein MAVGNITNLGIGTKNSGLNDELIKKLKEADEAGQIKPLTSRLEKNDLKQKDLAALKTLVSNVNVSGKTLGGEALYLKRNTNNAGSSVTASAANGVSVQSFSIDVQKLAQKDTFQSKNFKKASEIVGATSTGSFDVEIDGQKFSIGVTRSTTYQDIVDKINDVSGGKLQARILNVGGDKPNQIMLQSGKTGATQTIKISNDTSGILDKLGWDDTQFQDTDENGALLTNPDGSPKMTSNLEKNRIQKAQDAEFTYNGVNVKRDKNTFDNLRPGVTITLNEVGKTNVSISQNTDEVIKAVEEFIKDYNLMTMNLGIATSYDEEKGAGTFQGVSEISGLRSNIGRLINGQDSEGKALSKFGITPDKDGQLQLDLNKFNAALSKDPEEIQRFFMGSNKTEPITHMGNAPVSAGALNIAAGDLTINGKSVIFSTAAGSSAEDNALKLQQAINDAGIDGVTASLDQSGKRIILKRNDGQSLEIKGNSTALASLGMSEATVNPITKKIDGLFTRLNKMLDGVVGKDGTMIAMQNQLRDENKSITDNKEATQKLLDEKYTTMQERFIKYNAIIASLENQFSTLKSMIDAEINSRK, from the coding sequence ATGGCAGTAGGTAACATAACAAATTTAGGCATCGGTACAAAAAATAGCGGCCTAAACGACGAGCTTATCAAGAAACTAAAAGAGGCTGATGAGGCTGGACAGATCAAGCCACTAACATCAAGGCTAGAGAAAAACGATCTTAAACAAAAAGACCTTGCGGCGCTAAAAACTCTTGTTAGCAACGTAAATGTGAGCGGCAAAACACTTGGTGGCGAGGCTTTGTATCTAAAGAGAAATACAAACAACGCTGGCTCAAGCGTCACAGCATCTGCAGCAAATGGCGTTAGCGTGCAAAGCTTTAGTATCGACGTGCAAAAACTTGCTCAAAAAGATACATTTCAAAGCAAAAATTTCAAAAAAGCTTCAGAAATAGTGGGCGCAACAAGCACTGGCTCATTTGACGTTGAGATCGACGGACAAAAGTTCTCTATCGGCGTGACAAGATCGACAACATATCAAGATATCGTTGATAAGATAAATGACGTAAGTGGTGGCAAGTTGCAAGCTAGAATTTTAAATGTTGGTGGCGACAAACCAAATCAAATAATGCTTCAATCAGGCAAAACTGGTGCAACACAGACTATCAAAATTTCAAATGATACATCTGGCATTTTAGACAAGCTTGGCTGGGATGATACGCAGTTTCAAGACACAGATGAGAATGGCGCACTATTAACAAATCCTGATGGTTCACCAAAGATGACATCAAATTTGGAAAAAAATAGAATTCAAAAAGCACAAGATGCAGAATTTACATATAATGGCGTAAATGTTAAAAGGGATAAAAATACATTTGATAATCTTAGGCCAGGTGTTACTATAACACTAAATGAGGTTGGTAAAACAAATGTTAGCATTTCACAAAATACAGACGAAGTCATAAAAGCGGTTGAAGAGTTTATAAAAGACTACAACTTAATGACCATGAACCTTGGCATCGCGACAAGCTATGATGAGGAAAAAGGCGCTGGCACCTTCCAAGGCGTGAGCGAAATTTCAGGCCTTAGATCAAACATCGGCCGTCTCATAAACGGACAAGATAGTGAAGGAAAGGCGTTAAGTAAATTTGGCATAACACCTGATAAAGATGGTCAGCTTCAGCTTGATCTAAATAAATTTAACGCTGCTCTTAGCAAAGATCCTGAGGAAATTCAGAGATTTTTCATGGGATCAAACAAGACTGAGCCGATAACTCACATGGGAAATGCTCCAGTTAGCGCCGGAGCTCTAAATATAGCAGCTGGCGATCTTACTATAAATGGCAAGTCAGTTATTTTCTCAACCGCAGCTGGCTCATCAGCTGAGGACAACGCTCTAAAGCTTCAACAAGCTATAAATGACGCTGGAATAGATGGTGTCACAGCTAGCCTTGATCAAAGTGGCAAGAGAATAATCCTAAAGAGAAATGATGGCCAAAGTTTGGAGATAAAAGGCAATAGCACAGCCCTTGCAAGCCTGGGAATGAGCGAAGCAACTGTAAATCCAATAACTAAAAAGATAGATGGTCTATTTACAAGACTTAACAAAATGCTTGATGGTGTCGTTGGCAAAGATGGTACAATGATTGCTATGCAAAATCAGCTAAGAGATGAAAACAAATCAATTACAGACAACAAAGAGGCTACACAAAAGCTTTTAGACGAGAAATATACAACGATGCAAGAGCGCTTTATCAAGTACAACGCTATCATTGCTAGTTTGGAAAATCAATTCTCAACTCTAAAATCAATGATAGATGCTGAGATAAACAGTAGAAAATAA
- the fliS gene encoding flagellar export chaperone FliS encodes MNQSAYSAYAQSSFGGIESPTKLIEMLYDGILKFIFRTKKAIEAGDIEKKVYYINRTNAIFVELLNSLDYSQGDVAHYLSGLYTRQMQLLAMANIQNDIAALNEVTNVVKQLSEAWREVTSGE; translated from the coding sequence ATGAATCAAAGCGCATATAGTGCATACGCACAGTCGAGTTTTGGGGGCATTGAGTCCCCAACTAAATTAATAGAAATGCTTTATGATGGGATTTTGAAATTTATATTTCGCACCAAAAAAGCGATAGAAGCTGGAGATATAGAGAAAAAAGTCTACTACATAAATAGAACAAACGCCATTTTTGTTGAGCTTTTAAACTCGCTTGATTATTCTCAAGGTGACGTAGCTCACTATCTTAGCGGCCTTTATACAAGGCAGATGCAGCTTCTTGCGATGGCTAATATCCAAAATGATATAGCCGCGCTAAATGAAGTAACAAACGTCGTAAAGCAGTTATCAGAAGCATGGAGGGAGGTAACATCAGGTGAATAG
- the truD gene encoding tRNA pseudouridine(13) synthase TruD, with amino-acid sequence MQEATTFKPLYALTHAPIEAYFSKNSDDFVVREIPLYEFSGDGEHLIVEISKKDMTTSDALHALSEVTGAKMRDFGYAGLKDKQGMTTQFISMPRKFESALANFSHEKMKILNLNVHKNKLRIGHLKGNSFFIRLKKVLPSSAKKLEQAFTNIDKMGYANYFGYQRFGKFGDNAATGLELLKNGTINGKKSKNVKLNDFLISAYQSELFNRYLSKRVEISRFVSDFSLNELGEIYKNFSKDDLKAMKAQESFFKLLPGEVLGHYPFGKLFLCENLDQEAQRFARRDITSLGLIVGAKAYEASGVAKELEDEIFAEAVLLTSKITGSRRFNWAYLENTSYKYNEENAHFSLNFTLQKGSYATVVLEEILHKNIFE; translated from the coding sequence ATGCAAGAAGCCACCACTTTTAAGCCACTCTATGCGCTCACTCATGCGCCCATTGAGGCATATTTTTCTAAAAATTCAGATGATTTTGTCGTGCGCGAGATACCGCTTTATGAATTTAGCGGTGACGGCGAGCACTTGATCGTTGAAATTTCTAAAAAAGATATGACGACAAGCGACGCTTTGCACGCCTTAAGCGAGGTTACAGGGGCTAAGATGCGCGACTTTGGCTATGCTGGGCTAAAGGACAAGCAGGGGATGACTACGCAGTTTATATCAATGCCTCGTAAATTTGAGAGCGCGCTTGCAAACTTTAGCCACGAAAAGATGAAAATTTTAAATTTAAACGTGCATAAAAACAAGCTTCGCATCGGACATCTAAAGGGCAATAGCTTTTTTATCCGCCTAAAAAAAGTGCTGCCAAGTAGCGCTAAAAAGCTCGAGCAGGCATTTACTAATATCGATAAAATGGGCTATGCAAACTACTTTGGCTATCAGCGTTTTGGTAAATTTGGCGACAATGCTGCAACTGGGCTGGAGCTACTTAAAAACGGCACGATAAATGGCAAAAAGAGCAAAAATGTAAAGCTAAATGACTTTTTGATCTCAGCCTATCAAAGCGAACTTTTTAACCGCTATCTTAGCAAAAGGGTTGAAATTTCAAGGTTTGTAAGCGACTTTAGCCTAAATGAGCTAGGCGAAATTTATAAAAACTTTAGCAAAGATGATCTAAAGGCGATGAAGGCGCAGGAGAGTTTTTTTAAGCTTTTGCCAGGGGAGGTTTTGGGGCACTATCCATTTGGCAAGCTCTTTTTGTGTGAAAATTTAGATCAAGAGGCGCAAAGATTTGCTAGGCGTGATATCACAAGCCTTGGTCTCATTGTCGGTGCAAAGGCCTATGAAGCAAGCGGCGTGGCAAAAGAGCTTGAGGATGAAATTTTCGCTGAGGCAGTTTTGCTTACTTCAAAGATCACTGGCTCAAGGCGCTTTAACTGGGCGTATCTTGAAAACACAAGCTACAAATACAACGAAGAGAACGCTCATTTTAGTCTAAATTTCACACTTCAAAAGGGCTCATACGCCACGGTTGTGTTAGAAGAAATTTTGCATAAAAATATATTTGAGTAG
- a CDS encoding thiamine-phosphate kinase, translated as MDKENFTIACFSNEYIGDDAAVAGKMVFSKDIFAQNSHFKLGWLSLEEIGYKAMIVNFSDTIVMNAKPKFALLGLSLPKSFTPRQISELSSGINRACEEFGVKIIGGDTISSPILNISVSVIGELKGRAVLRKNAKFGDLVAFTGKLGGSQKGLNSLLRLAQISKNSRFKRPILRDKFFYKAAHLLNSAMDISDGLNTDLGKLLKASKKGAEFTKKLSKFELSSGEEYEVLFTFSPKNLSAIKRIAAKTRTKINIFAKISHKRLRQNARSHHF; from the coding sequence ATGGATAAAGAAAATTTTACGATTGCATGCTTTAGTAACGAATATATCGGCGATGATGCGGCGGTTGCCGGCAAAATGGTCTTTAGCAAGGACATTTTTGCACAGAATTCGCACTTTAAGCTTGGCTGGCTAAGCCTTGAAGAGATCGGCTACAAGGCGATGATCGTAAATTTTTCAGATACGATCGTGATGAATGCTAAGCCTAAATTTGCTCTTCTAGGGCTTAGTCTGCCAAAGAGCTTCACGCCTCGGCAGATCAGTGAGCTAAGTAGCGGCATAAATAGGGCGTGCGAGGAGTTTGGCGTAAAGATAATAGGCGGCGATACGATAAGTAGCCCCATTTTAAACATAAGCGTTAGTGTGATCGGCGAGCTAAAGGGTAGGGCAGTGCTAAGAAAAAATGCTAAATTTGGCGATCTAGTTGCATTTACAGGCAAGCTTGGAGGCAGTCAAAAGGGGCTAAATTCGCTTCTAAGACTAGCTCAAATTTCAAAAAACTCACGCTTTAAAAGGCCTATTTTAAGAGATAAGTTTTTTTACAAAGCAGCTCATCTGCTAAATTCTGCCATGGATATCTCAGACGGGCTAAATACCGACCTTGGCAAGCTTTTAAAGGCTAGCAAAAAGGGGGCTGAATTTACAAAAAAACTAAGCAAATTTGAGCTTAGTAGCGGCGAGGAGTACGAGGTTTTATTTACTTTTAGCCCTAAAAATTTAAGCGCTATAAAAAGGATCGCCGCAAAAACTAGGACAAAGATCAACATCTTTGCAAAAATTTCACACAAAAGGTTAAGACAAAATGCAAGAAGCCACCACTTTTAA